In Plasmodium vinckei vinckei genome assembly, chromosome: PVVCY_13, a single genomic region encodes these proteins:
- a CDS encoding TRAP-like protein: MKFFFILAIFSLFSFSFGSRLKKSFVELEAPPPFIFDFCKGMNIHFLISAEEVNNEAFLVDLIYAIMGTINYMRLSVGNIISISIFDDKIIYKNLQTIGKIKKHPLSREIKEAYKKYVHYTPKKTDLKNAITDYHKNVILSNPVMKNQKNVIIICKAFTSKDLTDYSDETINFIRDKRDQNLGIYFITQRTSYASDRVYSLSETKLDGDELYPLAHLLSSNYDNRVVISVKKFCYHLTYGSLCNKYNDWSDWFGPCEFRQRRKEIPLNITRTKASQFLNYYTPTCNNAFDYTLSVKEDFKIECSNIIYNCRGTCDAGYKFSPYVSDNEITENYEECDDLPPCTEEQRKSRDENEHKKLIHKLNGEAKEQEYHDIIERKVIEQMRDGETEAQASARKIKSIHEFIDNKVKTMINKQYALLNMNPPGYEEETKENSEDLTDTSKISEISTPQHAKSEESTLKKYVSEISDSKKEEDNHEIHKDGDSDQEIKILEKYQPKQNGEVDKKISETNNNSGENIIKNPTNIRIFEKNKLKGNNQNTDHSIDDSQDEDKSEENIIVENQESKAIDKNTGQIPINNNMRVDNTSEMKPVPKYASPEHEENNGSVEPNKQELPKEKEESESNIEKYEDKQIFPDKTKSEVEKKDKEIVDNQELNKITEKENAENKESEENTENAKTIVSDSSILSKNIPVDDTKIIESQSTLDENKKLGEHKPLVESKPAEEHKPLDESKVIEENIPLVESKPAEEHKPLDESKVIEENIPLVESKPVEEHTPLDESKVIEENIPLVESKPVEESIPSYETKPIEEHTPLDESKPVEESIPLEETKATEEDIPLVETKVTEEHKPLDESKVIDENIPIEETKPIGEDTPVYKSKPVEEHTPLNETKTLEEVIPVYETKPLEESKTIEEHKPLDETKTIEESIPIEDSIPAYESKPVEEHTPVYETKPIEEHTPLDESKVIEGNLPIEETKAIEEDTPLVESEVIEEHKPLDESKPVEENIPLEETKTIEENIPLDETKTLEEDMPVYESKPIEENIPSYETKPVEEHIPLDESKPIEESIPSYETKPVEEHKPLEESIPVEEVIPVYETKVIEEHIPLEETKAIEEDTPVYESKPVEEHTPLVESKPVEESIPLEETKATEEDIPLVETKVTEEHKPLDESKPVDENIPLEETKTIEENTPLDETKTLEEVIPVYETKVIEEHKPVYETKPLEEHKPVYETKPLEEHIPLEESKPVEENTPLDETKTLEEGMSVYKSKPIEESIPSYETKIIEEDTPLEESKPVKEYKPLDETKTLEESIPVYETKIIEEDTPVYESKPVEEYKPVYETKPVEESIPLDESKVIEENIPIEKTKAIGEDTPVYESKPVEEHTPLVESKPVEESIPVYETKVIEEDTPLEGSKIVEEHKHLDESKVIEEDIPVYETKTIEESIPIEDSIPAYESKPVEEHTPLDESKAIEEDMSVYESKPIEESIPLDETKPVEENLPIEETKTIGENIPIEETKVIGEDTPVYETKIIEEDRPVYETKPIEEHTPLDESKTIEEHKPLDETKTLEEDMPVYESKPIEESISLDETKPLEEHIPLEETKTIEENLPIEETKTIEESIPIEDSIPTYESKPVEEHTSLDETKTLEEDMSVYESKPIEESIPLDETKPVEENLSIEENKAIEEHKPIIETKVIEEHKPLVESRAINEHKHLDENKVIGENIPIEETKAIEEHKPLEESKPVEESIPVYETKIIEDHTPLDETKTLEEDMPVYESKPIEESIPLDETKPVEENLPIEETKPVEENLPIEETKPVEEHMPLVESKIVDESIPVYESKPAEEHTPLVESKPVEESIPAYESKIVGDTPVEETKILKEDAHLDETKTLEEIIPVYETKVIEEHKPLVESKAIKEHTHLDESKVIGENIPIEETKAIEDHKPLEESIPVEEDTPLDETKVLEENIPVYESKIVDEHEPLDEKKTDEEHKPIDTIDADGLIDKEKGIDGDKIIQENGVQISNKDEAIENLDGYESTKSTNYSDNNDNEEEIINAPNQNTDSSTSNIINGQSKTIDTDKSVNQNINSDPNDNIHMESRKEDIQKESENNKDMVSLIPNDRIIHEVVNNDEKKLLIDEKNIEDILEKELSVDNSKDGSNEYNPIDMEHKADSILDEHNNIDKSDNNEKISQKGFEDKSYNIDTKVDGDALPHHSTNMQKTKEEAAIKKEEAAIKKEEDVIKKEEDAIKKDETDIKKEEADIKKEEGVIKKEEDVIKKEEDAIKKDETDIKKEEADIKKEEGVIKKEEDVIKKEEADIKKEDVPMHKELDENKLIIEDNTNSSQNTITINEKYDEAPTKPDVNHEQTIIKDKIDVSTEKDNTEKSEEIIVIDNNNDAHINEIISAVVNEHVNTEDAGSKYDANEQLAILDDFVEKSKKVPGDKNDYPYKYYSDTKSVHKVFFKKSPQGKIDENKYLIVGQNNYIIDSNDTKNPFHKNMSNAVDKRLAEQIQKDIKNTLESVSNEEKEKEKSKSSNNSILKLAGMSLFGAIFIVFVSMYVLKKVNSYKLNENPIMTFEYDEAPKNIINNDKGEEISCGDISYTNDDWS, translated from the exons atgaaatttttttttattttagctATTTTCAGTCTTTTCAGCTTCTCGTTTGGGTCAAGACTGAAGAAATCATTTGTGG AACTTGAGGCGCCACCTCCgtttatttttgatttttgtAAGGGAATGAACATTCATTTTCTAATAAGTGCAGAAGAAGTTAATAATGAAGCATTTTTAGTCGACTTAATATATGCGATTATGGGcacaataaattatatgagaTTAAGTGTaggaaatattatttcaatttcaatttttgatgataagataatatataaaaatcttCAAACTATtgggaaaataaaaaaacaccCACTTTCTCGTGAAATTAAAGaagcatataaaaaatatgttcatTACACGCCGAAAAAAAccgatttaaaaaatgcaataaCAGACTAccataaaaatgttatattaaGCAATCCAGTAatgaaaaatcaaaaaaatgttataattatttgcaAGGCATTTACAAGTAAAGATTTAACAGATTACAGTGATGaaacaataaattttattaggGATAAAAGAGATCAGAACTTaggtatttattttattacgCAAAGAACTTCATATGCTTCTGATCGAGTTTATAGTCTTTCAGAAACGAAGCTTGACGGAGACGAACTGTATCCTCTTGCGCATTTGCTTTCTAGTAATTATGATAATAGAGTAGTTATCAGTGTAAAGAAATTTTGTTATCATTTAACATATGGATCACTTtgcaataaatataatgattgGTCTGATTGGTTTGGCCCATGTGAATTTAGACAACGACGAAAAGAAATTCCTTTAAATATTACTCGAACAAAAGCTAgtcaatttttaaattattataccCCAACTTGCAACAATGCTTTTGATTATACATTATCCGTTAAGGAAgattttaaaattgaatgctctaatataatatataattgtagGGGTACATGCGATGCTGGTTATAAATTTAGTCCTTATGTTTCAGATAATGAAATTACAGAAAATTATGAAGAATGTGATGATTTGCCACCTTGCACGGAAGAGCAAAGAAAAAGTAGAGATGAAAAtgaacataaaaaattaatacataAGCTTAACGGAGAAGCAAAAGAACAAGAATATCATGATATTATTGAACGAAAAGTTATAGAGCAAATGCGAGATGGAGAAACAGAAGCCCAAGCTAGTGCAcgaaaaattaaatcaaTACATGAATTCATAGACAATAAAGTAAAGACAATGATAAACAAGCAATATGCTCTTTTGAATATGAACCCTCCAGGATATGAAGAAGaaacaaaagaaaattcAGAAGATCTCACTGATACGAGTAAAATTTCGGAAATATCGACTCCCCAACACGCAAAATCTGAGGAATCAACCTTAAAAAAGTATGTTTCAGAAATATCTGattcaaaaaaagaagaagacAACCACGAAATCCATAAAGATGGGGATTCTGACCAAGAGATCAAGATACTTGAAAAGTATCAACCCAAACAAAATGGTGAAGTGGATAAGAAAATATCTGAaactaataataattcaggtgaaaatattattaaaaatccAACCAATATACGAATattcgaaaaaaataaattaaaaggaaataatcAGAATACTGATCATTCCATCGATGATTCACAAGATGAAGATAAAtctgaagaaaatataattgtcGAAAATCAAGAATCAAAAGctattgataaaaatactgGCCAAATTccaattaataataatatgaggGTTGATAACACATCTGAAATGAAACCTGTTCCCAAATATGCAAGTCCCGAACacgaagaaaataatgggAGTGTAGAACCTAATAAACAAGAATTgccaaaagaaaaagaagaatcAGAATCAAATATAGAGAAATATGAagataaacaaatatttccagataaaacaaaaagtgaagttgaaaaaaaagacaaagaAATAGTTGACAACCAAGaattgaataaaataacagaaaaagaaaatgcagaaaataaagaaagcGAAGAAAACACTGAAAACGCAAAGACAATTGTATCAGATAGCAGTATTTTAAGCAAGAACATTCCAGTAGATGACACTAAAATTATAGAATCACAATCTACATTAgatgaaaacaaaaaattaggAGAACATAAACCTTTAGTTGAAAGTAAACCAGCAGAAGAGCATAAACCTCTGGATGAAAGTAAAGTaatagaagaaaatataccTCTAGTTGAAAGTAAACCAGCAGAAGAGCATAAACCTCTGGATGAAAGTAAAGTaatagaagaaaatataccTCTAGTTGAAAGTAAACCAGTAGAAGAGCACACACCTCTAGATGAAAGTAAAGTaatagaagaaaatataccTCTAGTTGAAAGTAAACCAGTAGAAGAGAGTATACCTTCATATGAAACTAAACCAATAGAAGAGCACACACCTCTAGATGAAAGTAAACCAGTAGAAGAGAGTATACCTCTAGAAGAAACTAAAGCAACAGAAGAAGATATACCTCTAGTTGAAACAAAAGTAACAGAAGAGCATAAACCTCTGGATGAAAGTAAAGTAATAGACGAAAATATACCTATAGAAGAAACGAAACCAATAGGAGAAGATACACCTGTATATAAAAGTAAACCTGTAGAAGAGCACACACCTTTAAATGAAACTAAAACATTAGAAGAAGTTATACCTGTATATGAAACTAAACCACTAGAAGAAAGTAAAACAATAGAAGAACATAAACCTTTAGATGAAACTAAAACAATAGAAGAAAGTATACCTATAGAAGACAGTATACCTGCATATGAAAGTAAACCAGTAGAAGAGCATACACCTGTATATGAAACTAAACCAATAGAAGAGCACACACCTCTAGATGAAAGTAAAGTAATAGAAGGAAATCTACCTATAGAAGAAACTAAAGCAATAGAAGAAGATACACCTCTAGTTGAAAGTGAAGTAATAGAAGAGCATAAACCTCTGGATGAAAGTAAACCAgtagaagaaaatataccTCTAGAAGAAACTAAAACaatagaagaaaatataccTTTAGATGAAACTAAAACATTAGAAGAGGATATGCCTGTATATGAAAGTAAACCAATAGAAGAGAATATACCTTCATATGAAACTAAACCAGTAGAAGAGCATATACCTCTAGATGAAAGTAAACCAATAGAAGAGAGTATACCTTCATATGAAACTAAACCAGTAGAAGAGCATAAACCTCTAGAAGAAAGTATACCAGTAGAAGAAGTTATACCTGTATATGAAACTAAAGTAATAGAAGAGCATATACCTCTAGAAGAAACTAAAGCAATAGAAGAAGATACACCTGTATATGAAAGTAAACCTGTAGAAGAGCACACACCGCTAGTTGAAAGTAAACCAGTAGAAGAGAGTATACCTCTAGAAGAAACTAAAGCAACAGAAGAAGATATACCTCTAGTTGAAACAAAAGTAACAGAAGAGCATAAACCTCTGGATGAAAGTAAACCAGTAGACGAAAATATACCTCTAGAAGAAACTAAAACAATAGAAGAAAATACACCTTTAGATGAAACTAAAACATTAGAAGAAGTTATACCTGTATATGAAACTAAAGTAATAGAAGAGCATAAACCTGTATATGAAACTAAACCACTGGAAGAGCATAAACCTGTATATGAAACTAAACCACTGGAAGAGCATATACCTCTAGAAGAAAGTAAACCAGTAGAAGAAAATACACCTTTAGATGAAACTAAAACATTAGAAGAGGGTATGTCTGTATATAAAAGTAAACCAATAGAAGAGAGTATACCTTCATATGAAACTAAAATAATAGAAGAAGATACACCTCTAGAAGAAAGTAAACCAgtaaaagaatataaaccTTTAGATGAAACTAAAACATTAGAAGAGAGTATACCTGTATATGAAACTAAAATAATAGAAGAAGATACACCTGTATATGAAAGTAAACCTGTAGAAGAGTATAAACCTGTATATGAAACTAAACCAGTAGAAGAGAGTATACCTCTAGATGAAAGTAAAGTaatagaagaaaatataccTATAGAAAAAACTAAAGCAATAGGAGAAGATACACCTGTATATGAAAGTAAACCTGTAGAAGAGCACACACCGCTAGTTGAAAGTAAACCAGTAGAAGAGAGTATACCTGTATATGAAACTAAAGTAATAGAAGAAGATACACCTTTAGAAGGAAGTAAAATAGTAGAAGAGCATAAACATCTTGATGAAAGTAAAGTAATAGAAGAAGATATACCTGTATATGAAACTAAAACAATAGAAGAAAGTATACCTATAGAAGACAGTATACCTGCATATGAAAGTAAACCAGTAGAAGAGCATACACCTCTAGATGAAAGTAAAGCAATAGAAGAGGATATGTCTGTATATGAAAGTAAACCAATAGAAGAGAGTATACCTCTAGATGAAACTAAACCAGTAGAAGAAAATCTACCTATAGAAGAAACTAAAACAATAGGAGAAAATATACCTATAGAAGAAACTAAAGTAATAGGAGAAGATACACCTGTATATGAAACTAAAATAATAGAAGAAGATAGACCTGTATATGAAACTAAACCAATAGAAGAGCACACACCTCTGGATGAAAGTAAAACAATAGAAGAACATAAACCTTTAGATGAAACTAAAACATTAGAAGAGGATATGCCTGTATATGAAAGTAAACCAATAGAAGAGAGTATATCTTTAGATGAAACTAAACCACTGGAAGAGCATATACCTCTAGAAGAAACTAAAACAATAGAAGAAAATCTACCTATAGAAGAAACTAAAACAATAGAAGAAAGTATACCTATAGAAGACAGTATACCTACATATGAAAGTAAACCAGTAGAAGAGCATACATCTTTAGATGAAACTAAAACATTAGAAGAGGATATGTCTGTATATGAAAGCAAACCAATAGAAGAGAGTATACCTTTAGATGAAACTAAACCAGTAGAAGAAAATCTATCtatagaagaaaataaagcaATAGAAGAGCATAAACCTATAATTGAAACTAAAGTAATAGAAGAGCATAAACCTCTAGTTGAAAGTAGAGCAATAAATGAGCATAAACATCtggatgaaaataaagtaaTAGGCGAAAATATACCTATAGAAGAAACTAAAGCAATAGAAGAGCATAAACCTCTAGAAGAAAGTAAACCAGTAGAAGAGAGTATACCTGTATATGAAACTAAAATAATAGAAGATCATACACCTTTAGATGAAACTAAAACATTAGAAGAGGATATGCCTGTATATGAAAGTAAACCAATAGAAGAGAGTATACCTTTAGATGAAACTAAACCAGTAGAAGAAAATCTACCTATAGAAGAAACTAAACCAGTAGAAGAAAATCTACCTATAGAAGAAACTAAACCAGTAGAAGAGCATATGCCTCTAGTTGAAAGTAAAATAGTAGATGAGAGTATACCTGTATATGAAAGTAAACCAGCAGAAGAGCATACACCTCTAGTTGAAAGTAAACCAGTAGAAGAGAGTATACCTGCATATGAAAGTAAAATAGTAGGAGATACACCTGTAGAAGAaactaaaatattaaaagaagATGCACATTTAGATGAAACTAAAACATTAGAAGAAATTATACCTGTATATGAAACTAAAGTAATAGAAGAGCATAAACCTCTAGTTGAAAGTAAAGCAATAAAAGAGCATACACATCTTGATGAAAGTAAAGTAATAGGCGAAAATATACCTATAGAAGAAACTAAAGCAATAGAAGACCATAAACCTCTAGAAGAAAGTATACCAGTAGAAGAAGATACACCTTTAGATGAAACTAAAGTattagaagaaaatatCCCTGTATATGAAAGTAAAATAGTAGACGAACATGAACCTctagatgaaaaaaaaactgaTGAAGAGCACAAGCCAATTGATACAATCGATGCCGATGGCCTTATTGATAAGGAAAAAGGTATTGATGGtgataaaattattcaGGAAAATGGTGTACAAATTTCAAATAAAGATGAGGCAATTGAAAATTTAGATGGATACGAATCAACTAAATCCACAAATTATagtgataataatgataatgaagAAGAGATAATTAATGCCCCAAATCAAAATACAGACTCATCAACgagtaatattattaatggCCAATCTAAAACAATAGACACCGATAAAAGTgtaaatcaaaatataaatagtgaCCCTAAcgataatatacatatggaATCAAGAAAGGAAGATATTCAAAAAGaaagtgaaaataataaagatatgGTAAGCCTTATACCTAATGATAGAATTATACACGAAGTAGTAAATAATGAcgagaaaaaattattaatagatgaaaaaaatattgaagatattttagaaaaagaaTTGAGCGTTGATAATTCCAAAGATGGCAGCAATGAATACAATCCCATAGACATGGAACATAAAGCAGATAGCATTTTAGACgaacataataatatagacaAAAGTGATaacaatgaaaaaataagccAAAAAGGTTTTGAAGACAAgtcatataatatagataCTAAAGTGGATGGAGATGCATTACCACATCATAGTACTAATATgcaaaaaacaaaagaagAGGCTGCTATAAAGAAAGAAGAGGCTGCTATAAAGAAAGAAGAGGATGTTATAAAGAAAGAAGAGGATGCAATAAAGAAAGACGAAACTGATATAAAGAAAGAAGAGGCTGATATAAAGAAAGAAGAGGGTGTTATAAAGAAAGAAGAGGATGTTATAAAGAAAGAAGAGGATGCAATAAAGAAAGACGAAACTGATATAAAGAAAGAAGAGGCTGATATAAAGAAAGAAGAGGGTGTTATAAAGAAAGAAGAGGATGTTATAAAGAAAGAAGAAGCTGATATAAAGAAAGAAGATGTGCCTATGCATAAGGAATTAGAcgaaaacaaattaataatagaaGATAATACTAATTCCTCACAAAATACAATTactataaatgaaaaatatgacgAAGCGCCTACTAAACCTGATGTAAATCACGAACaaacaattataaaagACAAAATCGATGTATCTACAGAAAAAGATAACACCGAAAAATCCGAAGAAATCATCGTAATTGATAATAACAATGATGCtcatataaatgaaataattagTGCTGTAGTAAATGAACACGTTAATACTGAAGACGCTGGAAGTAAATATGATGCAAACGAACAATTAGCCATATTAGATGATTTCGtagaaaaatcaaaaaaagtTCCAGGCGACAAAAATGATTAtccttataaatattattcagATACAAAAAGCGTTCATAaagtttttttcaaaaaatcgCCCCAAGGAAAAAtcgatgaaaataaatatcttATTGTTGGTcagaataattatattatagatTCCAATGATACTAAAAATCCTTTTCACAAAAATATGTCTAATGCTGTTGATAAAAGGCTAGCAGAACAAATTCAAAAAGACATAAAAAACACATTAGAAAGTGTTagtaatgaagaaaaagaaaaagaaaaaagcaaatcatctaataatagtatattAAAACTTGCAGGTATGTCATTATTCGGTGCTATATTCATAGTATTTGTATCTATGTACGTACttaaaaaagttaattCTTACAAACTTAACGAAAATCCTATCATGACTTTCGAGTATGATGAGGctccaaaaaatataataaacaatGATAAAGGAGAGGAAATATCATGTGGCGATATTAGCTACACCAATGATGATTGGTCATAG